Proteins from a single region of Antechinus flavipes isolate AdamAnt ecotype Samford, QLD, Australia chromosome 2, AdamAnt_v2, whole genome shotgun sequence:
- the CCNG1 gene encoding cyclin-G1 isoform X2, with product MIEALVTTEAQKLLHQLNVLLEQESRCQPKVCGLRLIESAHDNGLRMTARLRDFEVKDLLSLTQFFGFDTETFSLAVNLLDRFLSKMKVQPKHLGCVGLSCFYLAVKSTEEERNVPLATDLIRISQYKFTVSDLMRMEKIVLEKVCWKVKATTAFQFLQLYYSLIHENLPCERRKNLSFERLEAQLKACHCRIMFSKAKPSVLALSIIALEIQAQKFIELTEGVECLQKHSKDSHGEEIRLF from the exons ATGATAGAAGCACTAGTAACAACTGAAGCTCAGAAACTGCTGCACCAGCTGAATGTTCTGTTGGAACAGGAGTCCAGATGTCAGCCAAAGGTCTGTGGCTTGAGACTAATTGAATCTGCTCATGATAATGGCCTTCGGATGACTGCAAGACTGAGAGACTTCGAAGTGAAAGACCTTCTTAGCCTAACTCAGTTCTTTGGTTTTGACACAGAGACCTTTTCTCTAGCTGTGAATTTACTGGACAGATTTCTATCCAAAATGAAG GTACAGCCCAAACATCTTGGGTGTGTGGGATTAAGTTGCTTCTATCTGGCTGTGAAATcaacagaggaagagagaaatgtcCCATTAGCCACTGATTTGATCCGAATAAGCCAATATAAATTCACAGTTTCTGACCTAATGAGAATGGAAAAGATTGTATTAGAGAAGGTGTGTTGGAAAGTCAAAGCTACTACTGCCTTTCAGTTTCTACAACTttattattcactcattcatgAAAACTTACCATGTGAAAG gagaaagaatctgAGTTTTGAAAGACTGGAAGCTCAGCTTAAGGCATGCCATTGTAGGATTATGTTTTCTAAAGCAAAG CCATCTGTATTGGCCTTGTCTATAATTGCACTGGAGATTCAAGCACAGAAATTTATAGAATTGACAGAAGGAGTAGAATGTCTTCAGAAACATTCCA